One Pseudomonas sp. MH9.2 DNA segment encodes these proteins:
- the modB gene encoding molybdate ABC transporter permease subunit → MPLNSDDIAAIWLTLKLASLTTVILLLIGTPIALWLAHTRSWLKGPVAAVVALPLVLPPTVIGFYLLLAMGPNGMVGHFTQSIGLGTLTFSFPGLVIGSVIYSMPFVVQPLQNAFAAIGKRPLEVAATLRAGPWDTFFSVMLPLARPGFITGAILGFAHTVGEFGVVLMIGGNIPEKTRVVSVQIYDHVESMEYLQAHWLAGVMLVFSFLVLLALYSSGKTKASWS, encoded by the coding sequence ATGCCACTGAACAGCGACGATATCGCGGCCATCTGGCTGACGCTGAAACTGGCGTCATTGACCACGGTCATCCTGCTCCTTATCGGTACGCCCATCGCTTTATGGCTGGCGCACACCCGTTCGTGGCTCAAGGGCCCGGTGGCTGCAGTGGTCGCTCTGCCGCTGGTGCTGCCGCCAACGGTCATTGGCTTTTACCTGCTGCTGGCGATGGGGCCTAACGGCATGGTCGGTCACTTCACCCAGAGTATCGGCCTTGGAACGCTGACCTTCAGCTTCCCCGGTCTGGTGATCGGCTCCGTCATCTACTCGATGCCCTTTGTCGTACAGCCACTGCAAAATGCCTTCGCCGCCATTGGCAAGCGACCGCTGGAGGTCGCAGCCACCCTGCGCGCCGGCCCATGGGACACCTTCTTCAGTGTGATGTTGCCACTGGCCCGCCCCGGCTTTATAACGGGCGCCATTCTCGGTTTTGCCCATACCGTGGGCGAGTTTGGCGTGGTACTGATGATCGGTGGCAATATCCCGGAAAAAACCCGCGTGGTTTCCGTGCAGATCTACGACCACGTCGAGTCAATGGAATACCTGCAAGCGCATTGGCTGGCCGGGGTGATGTTGGTATTTTCTTTCCTGGTTCTACTGGCGCTGTACTCAAGCGGCAAAACCAAAGCAAGCTGGAGTTGA
- the modA gene encoding molybdate ABC transporter substrate-binding protein, translating to MSAAFADEVHVAVAANFTAPIQAIAKDFEKDTGHKLIAAYGATGQFYSQIKNGAPFEVLLSADDATPAKLEKEGDTVPGSRFTYAVGTLALWSAKEDYVDDKGAVLKANQYQHLSIADAKTAPYGLAATQVLSKLNLTDATKDKIVTGQNITQAYQFVSTGNAELGFVALSQIYKDGQITRGSAWIVPANLHDPIKQDAVILNKGKDNAAAKALFEYLKGPKAAVVIKSFGYQF from the coding sequence ATGAGCGCAGCGTTCGCCGACGAAGTACACGTGGCCGTTGCTGCCAACTTCACCGCACCGATCCAGGCCATCGCCAAGGATTTCGAGAAAGACACGGGGCATAAACTGATTGCTGCCTACGGTGCGACAGGCCAGTTCTATAGCCAGATAAAAAATGGCGCGCCGTTCGAAGTGCTCCTCTCTGCCGATGATGCCACCCCGGCCAAGCTGGAAAAAGAAGGCGATACTGTCCCAGGCTCTCGCTTCACCTACGCTGTCGGCACCTTGGCCTTATGGTCTGCCAAAGAAGACTATGTCGACGATAAAGGCGCCGTTCTCAAGGCCAACCAGTATCAGCATTTATCCATTGCCGATGCTAAAACAGCACCTTACGGCCTTGCCGCGACCCAAGTGCTCAGCAAGCTCAACCTCACCGACGCAACCAAAGACAAAATCGTAACTGGCCAGAACATTACTCAGGCGTATCAGTTTGTCTCTACCGGCAATGCTGAACTGGGTTTCGTTGCTTTGTCGCAGATCTACAAGGACGGTCAGATCACCCGTGGTTCGGCGTGGATCGTACCGGCCAATCTGCATGACCCAATCAAACAAGACGCCGTCATCCTTAACAAAGGCAAGGACAACGCTGCAGCCAAGGCGCTGTTTGAATACCTGAAAGGGCCAAAAGCGGCCGTAGTGATCAAGTCGTTCGGTTATCAGTTTTAA
- the ada gene encoding bifunctional DNA-binding transcriptional regulator/O6-methylguanine-DNA methyltransferase Ada → MSTVNPRTSQQDKQITENDPRWAAVLARDATADNQFVYAVKTTGVYCRASSSSRLPRPENVEFFANATDAEAAGYRPSKRAAADQTSVFAQHVILVAEACRQIEQADRLPSLNQLADNVGLSPYHFHRVFKAITGLTPNGYARAHRARKMREHLSRPGSITNALYEAGFNSNSRFYEASDTMLGMKPSDYRAGGVNNDIRFAVGECSLGSILVAQSERGVCAILLGDDPNTLVRNLQDKFSNANLMGGDADFEQLIAKVVGFIEMPAIGLDLPLDLRGTAFQERVWKALREIPVGSTASYAEIAQRIGAPTSFRAVAQACGANWLAVAIPCHRVVRSDGNLSGYRWGVERKRQLLEREAKP, encoded by the coding sequence ATGAGTACGGTCAATCCACGCACATCACAGCAGGATAAGCAGATCACGGAAAACGATCCCCGCTGGGCTGCGGTGTTGGCAAGGGATGCGACGGCGGACAACCAATTCGTTTACGCGGTGAAAACCACCGGCGTGTACTGTCGGGCAAGCAGTTCGTCGCGCCTGCCACGGCCAGAGAACGTCGAGTTTTTCGCCAATGCCACAGACGCAGAAGCCGCAGGTTATCGCCCGAGCAAACGGGCCGCAGCGGATCAGACCAGCGTCTTCGCGCAGCATGTAATCCTGGTAGCAGAGGCCTGCCGACAAATCGAACAGGCCGATCGCCTGCCCAGCCTGAATCAACTGGCAGACAACGTCGGTTTGAGTCCCTATCACTTCCATCGGGTCTTCAAGGCCATCACCGGCCTGACGCCCAACGGGTATGCACGGGCCCATCGCGCACGAAAAATGCGCGAGCACTTGAGCCGCCCGGGATCGATCACCAACGCTCTTTACGAGGCAGGTTTCAATTCAAACAGCCGCTTTTACGAGGCCTCGGACACGATGCTTGGCATGAAACCCAGCGACTATCGCGCAGGCGGCGTGAATAACGACATTCGCTTCGCGGTTGGGGAATGCTCGCTGGGCTCGATTCTGGTAGCGCAAAGCGAACGCGGGGTATGCGCCATTCTGCTGGGTGATGACCCGAACACCTTGGTGCGTAATCTGCAGGACAAATTTAGCAACGCCAACCTGATGGGTGGCGATGCCGATTTCGAGCAACTGATTGCAAAGGTCGTTGGATTTATTGAAATGCCTGCCATCGGCCTTGATTTGCCACTGGACCTGCGCGGTACGGCGTTTCAAGAACGGGTGTGGAAGGCACTCAGGGAAATCCCGGTGGGTAGCACAGCCAGTTACGCCGAGATTGCTCAACGGATTGGCGCACCCACCTCTTTTCGCGCCGTTGCACAGGCCTGCGGGGCTAACTGGCTGGCCGTCGCTATCCCCTGTCATAGGGTGGTGCGCAGCGACGGCAATCTTTCAGGTTATCGCTGGGGAGTGGAACGTAAACGACAACTGCTGGAACGCGAGGCAAAGCCATAA
- a CDS encoding site-specific integrase, with protein MSLPEVQNPLALYLARLAPSSQLTMKYVLQDAADRLGFVEMDIHEVPWHQLQPGHVIALVAALREDGYAPNTSSLYVNAIRGVTNEAWRQSLISHEHLLKMRSVKPMAGTRLSKGKNIRRTLIRELMDVCAADPRPQGRRDAAIIAILYGSGMRKSESVNLDLAQIDFAERSLQVTGKGNKQLIKYAPTWAFTVLNDWLELRRSCLPEGQSDDAFLFNRIRRGSHITRDRITKHAIYFIAKQRGRQIGMDIMPHDFRRSFITRVIEEHDLSIAQKLAHHTNISTTASYDMRGENERRRAIDRFDL; from the coding sequence ATGTCGCTGCCCGAGGTTCAGAATCCGTTGGCGCTTTACTTGGCGCGTCTGGCACCATCGAGCCAATTGACGATGAAATATGTGCTGCAGGATGCAGCGGATCGTCTGGGTTTCGTCGAGATGGACATCCACGAGGTGCCGTGGCATCAATTGCAGCCAGGCCATGTCATCGCCCTGGTCGCTGCGCTTCGCGAAGACGGCTATGCGCCCAATACCTCGTCGTTATACGTCAATGCCATTCGCGGCGTGACCAACGAAGCCTGGCGACAAAGCCTGATCAGCCATGAGCACTTGCTCAAGATGCGCTCGGTCAAACCCATGGCGGGGACGCGTCTGAGCAAGGGCAAAAATATTCGACGAACGCTGATTCGGGAACTTATGGACGTGTGTGCCGCCGACCCTCGTCCGCAAGGACGACGCGATGCAGCGATCATTGCCATTCTGTACGGATCAGGGATGCGAAAGTCCGAGTCGGTGAACCTGGACCTGGCGCAGATCGACTTTGCCGAACGCAGCCTGCAGGTCACGGGCAAGGGCAACAAACAACTGATCAAATACGCGCCGACCTGGGCATTCACAGTTCTCAATGATTGGCTGGAACTGCGCCGCTCATGCTTACCCGAAGGTCAGAGCGACGATGCCTTCCTGTTCAACCGCATCCGCCGTGGCAGCCACATCACCCGTGACCGGATCACCAAACATGCGATCTACTTCATTGCCAAGCAGCGCGGTCGGCAGATTGGCATGGACATCATGCCCCATGACTTTCGCCGCTCATTCATCACGCGAGTGATCGAAGAGCACGATCTGTCGATTGCGCAAAAACTGGCGCATCACACCAACATCTCGACCACCGCCAGCTATGACATGCGCGGCGAAAATGAGCGACGTCGGGCGATTGATCGGTTTGATCTTTAA
- the copC gene encoding copper homeostasis periplasmic binding protein CopC → MFAPLFKKVLTSFALLISVASATFVFAHANLKSEEPAADSTTTAPKDLRLNFSEGVEDKFTKVSLTTNVGKTVIVNTVATDPDNKKVLIITPATPIAAGEYKVEWHAVSVDTHKSEGEYSFKVSP, encoded by the coding sequence ATGTTTGCCCCGCTTTTCAAGAAAGTCCTGACATCGTTCGCCCTGCTTATCTCCGTCGCTAGCGCCACCTTCGTCTTTGCCCACGCCAACCTGAAAAGTGAAGAGCCGGCTGCCGACAGCACCACCACAGCACCCAAGGACCTGCGCCTGAATTTCTCCGAGGGTGTCGAGGACAAGTTCACCAAAGTCAGCCTCACCACGAACGTCGGTAAAACGGTAATCGTTAATACCGTTGCGACTGACCCCGACAATAAGAAAGTTTTGATTATCACCCCTGCCACGCCCATCGCTGCCGGCGAATACAAGGTGGAATGGCACGCTGTGTCGGTCGACACTCATAAAAGCGAGGGCGAATACTCCTTCAAAGTAAGCCCGTAA
- a CDS encoding NADPH-dependent F420 reductase, whose product MNIGMIGAATVGETLAAAFIQAGHDVVLSNRRGPGSLASLIHKLGSKAKAGTLEQAAACPIVVLAIPWFNVASALPALPKWEGRVLIDATNTFLHYFPDFRVADLGEDSGSEIVARLAPDAKVIKAFNTLPIAGFFLDAPAGYRRVAFLAGDDAQAKALVNGLIESIGLAPMDLGALASGGRLMQLGGIFNGVELLKARDR is encoded by the coding sequence ATGAACATCGGGATGATTGGCGCTGCGACCGTGGGGGAAACGCTCGCGGCAGCGTTCATTCAAGCAGGGCATGACGTGGTGCTCAGTAATCGCCGAGGTCCTGGGAGTCTGGCGTCATTGATTCATAAGCTGGGATCCAAGGCAAAGGCGGGCACTCTGGAGCAGGCCGCTGCTTGCCCAATCGTCGTGCTGGCGATTCCCTGGTTCAACGTGGCAAGTGCCTTGCCGGCGCTGCCGAAGTGGGAAGGGCGCGTGCTGATCGATGCGACCAATACCTTTCTCCACTACTTTCCGGATTTCAGGGTTGCGGACCTGGGCGAAGACAGTGGCAGCGAAATTGTCGCCCGTCTCGCGCCGGACGCTAAAGTGATCAAGGCGTTCAATACGTTACCCATAGCGGGCTTTTTCCTTGATGCGCCGGCTGGTTACAGGCGCGTGGCGTTTCTGGCAGGTGACGATGCCCAGGCCAAGGCGTTGGTCAACGGGCTGATCGAGTCCATAGGGTTGGCGCCCATGGACCTTGGTGCACTCGCCAGTGGCGGCCGATTGATGCAACTGGGTGGAATATTCAACGGAGTCGAGTTATTAAAAGCCCGCGACCGATAA
- a CDS encoding helix-turn-helix transcriptional regulator: MNEIGFRIRQERKRLGYSQREMGLLGGVAVNAQGKYESGERVPKADYLVALANVGVDVLYVLTNKRNTGVIVDNTLNTVAYAAPPDALFVEVQHAVRHFLLKIEELSTTYQVNGNATQPYLCATPTPLPT, from the coding sequence ATGAATGAGATAGGCTTCAGGATCAGGCAAGAACGCAAACGGTTAGGGTATTCGCAACGGGAAATGGGGCTTCTGGGCGGCGTTGCTGTAAACGCGCAAGGCAAGTATGAAAGCGGCGAGCGTGTGCCTAAGGCCGATTATCTGGTCGCCTTGGCGAACGTGGGTGTCGATGTCTTGTATGTTCTGACTAACAAGCGCAACACAGGTGTCATTGTCGATAACACCTTGAACACAGTAGCGTACGCCGCGCCGCCTGACGCATTGTTCGTCGAGGTTCAGCACGCGGTTCGTCATTTCCTATTAAAAATTGAAGAGTTGTCGACCACCTACCAGGTCAACGGCAACGCCACTCAACCCTACTTGTGCGCTACGCCAACACCGCTACCGACTTGA
- the copD gene encoding copper homeostasis membrane protein CopD: MSSALILCRFAHFAVVLLLFGICLFRTWLFKPLLIEAATATLDAKLTWVLRSLTSVALASSLLWLVLIAGSMAGSWQDGLDPPTLMLVLRNTFFGQVWSGHLLFSALLLISLASRRFSSPNLRLALSTLLLATLAPVGHGAMFDGLSGGLMILNQMIHLCCVGAWLGGILLLSLLLAQPSAGNAQHLLRRFSGIGYGLVAAIITTGLINVRVMSGAVWPEPAFSGFGLILMIKVCLVLCMLLLALTNRLLLNSNSDRLNLLRTSVALECLFGIAAVAAVSLLGTLPPMLNV, translated from the coding sequence ATGTCGAGTGCACTGATCCTGTGCCGATTCGCGCACTTTGCCGTGGTGTTGTTGCTGTTCGGTATCTGCCTGTTTCGGACATGGCTATTCAAACCGTTGCTGATTGAAGCAGCAACAGCCACGCTGGACGCGAAGCTCACATGGGTGCTTCGCTCGCTGACGTCAGTGGCATTGGCCAGCAGCTTGCTGTGGCTTGTGCTCATTGCCGGCAGCATGGCAGGTAGCTGGCAGGACGGACTTGATCCGCCAACCCTGATGCTGGTGCTCCGCAATACATTTTTCGGTCAGGTCTGGAGCGGGCATCTGCTCTTCAGCGCGCTGCTATTGATAAGCCTTGCCTCGCGACGGTTTTCTTCACCCAACCTGCGGCTGGCACTGAGTACGTTGCTATTGGCGACACTGGCACCGGTCGGGCACGGTGCGATGTTCGACGGCCTGAGCGGTGGACTGATGATTCTCAATCAGATGATTCACCTATGCTGCGTCGGCGCCTGGCTAGGAGGGATATTGTTGCTGTCATTGCTGCTGGCGCAACCGTCTGCCGGAAACGCTCAGCACTTGCTTCGGCGCTTCAGCGGCATCGGTTATGGTCTCGTGGCTGCAATCATTACCACTGGGCTAATCAATGTCAGGGTAATGAGCGGCGCCGTTTGGCCCGAGCCAGCATTTTCCGGGTTTGGGCTGATCCTGATGATCAAGGTGTGTCTCGTGCTGTGCATGCTGCTATTAGCACTGACCAATAGATTACTGCTCAATAGCAACAGTGATCGGCTCAACCTGTTGCGCACCAGTGTGGCCCTCGAATGCCTGTTCGGCATAGCAGCCGTTGCAGCTGTTTCCTTATTGGGCACATTGCCGCCAATGCTGAATGTTTGA
- a CDS encoding panthothenate synthetase, translating to MKMLLTVEFPHEPFNSLVRAGKVGEIIGRILESIHPEVAYFTEQDGMRGGIFLVNVKDPSDVPGFAEPFFLNFQADCKFRIAMSPQDLQKSGLEALGKTWA from the coding sequence ATGAAGATGCTACTGACGGTCGAATTTCCTCATGAACCCTTCAATTCCCTCGTCAGAGCGGGGAAGGTGGGCGAGATTATTGGACGTATCCTGGAAAGCATCCATCCGGAGGTCGCTTATTTTACTGAGCAAGATGGAATGCGTGGCGGGATTTTTCTGGTCAACGTAAAAGACCCGTCCGACGTCCCCGGGTTTGCGGAACCCTTTTTTCTCAACTTCCAGGCTGACTGCAAGTTCCGCATCGCGATGAGCCCGCAGGACTTGCAAAAGTCTGGTCTGGAGGCGCTCGGGAAAACGTGGGCGTGA
- a CDS encoding nitronate monooxygenase, with translation MSTWPDSRILDLFGVTLPILQAPMAGASGSAMAIAVANAGGLASLPCAALTLDQIREEVALIRQNTNGPLNLNFFCHQPPAVDPTREARWKNTLKDYYTELGADFEAPTPVSARAPFDDASCALIEALKPEIISFHFGLPEQALLDRVKATGAKIISSATTVEEAVWLEQNGCDAIIAMGYEAGGHRGMFLSKDLDTQVGTLALVPQVVDAVGVPVIAAGGIGDARGIVAAFALGASAVQLGTAYLFCPEAKVTKPHYQALRSAKGSQTALTNIFTGRPARGIVNRIMRELGPISDVAPAFPLAGGALMPLRAKSEPQGSGDFMNLWAGQAVGLKHELSADVLTRLLATQALEQLTRR, from the coding sequence ATGAGCACTTGGCCTGATAGCCGTATTCTTGATCTCTTCGGGGTGACACTCCCCATCCTTCAAGCGCCTATGGCCGGGGCAAGTGGCTCAGCCATGGCGATTGCCGTCGCCAACGCCGGGGGGCTGGCATCCCTGCCCTGCGCCGCGCTGACTCTGGATCAGATACGCGAAGAAGTGGCATTGATCCGCCAAAATACCAACGGTCCATTGAACCTCAATTTCTTTTGCCACCAACCACCCGCTGTCGACCCAACCCGAGAGGCTCGCTGGAAAAACACGCTCAAAGACTATTACACCGAGCTGGGCGCTGACTTCGAAGCGCCCACACCAGTGTCCGCACGTGCGCCCTTCGATGACGCCAGTTGCGCGCTGATTGAAGCGTTGAAACCCGAGATCATCAGTTTTCATTTCGGTCTGCCAGAGCAAGCGTTGCTGGATCGGGTCAAGGCGACCGGAGCCAAGATCATTTCTTCTGCCACCACCGTCGAGGAGGCTGTCTGGCTGGAGCAAAACGGCTGTGACGCTATCATCGCCATGGGCTACGAAGCCGGAGGTCATCGAGGGATGTTTCTCAGTAAGGACCTCGACACCCAGGTCGGCACCCTGGCGTTGGTGCCGCAGGTAGTAGACGCCGTCGGCGTGCCGGTGATTGCTGCAGGAGGTATTGGCGATGCGCGCGGCATTGTCGCGGCATTCGCGCTGGGGGCATCGGCTGTCCAACTGGGCACCGCCTATCTCTTCTGCCCGGAAGCCAAGGTGACGAAACCGCACTACCAGGCCCTGCGTAGCGCCAAAGGAAGCCAGACGGCACTGACCAACATTTTCACCGGCAGGCCAGCACGGGGCATCGTCAACCGGATCATGCGCGAACTGGGCCCGATCAGTGATGTCGCACCCGCTTTCCCCCTGGCCGGCGGCGCGCTGATGCCCCTGCGCGCCAAATCCGAACCGCAAGGCAGTGGCGACTTCATGAATCTCTGGGCCGGTCAGGCGGTCGGGCTGAAACATGAATTGTCGGCAGACGTATTGACCCGTCTACTGGCCACTCAAGCGCTGGAACAATTGACCAGGCGCTAA
- a CDS encoding cytochrome b, with amino-acid sequence MHTTPNAERYDRLTRSFHWLTVALVIFLFASAQVWDILEKGTPLRKGLQSVHISLGIALAVLIVARIAWRLFGGNRLPVITSRTTHLLATLAHLGLYALLLAQVVLGFGFRWAQDEPFSFFGLFSVPAPFIIDHALSSTLGDLHGTVAWAIIILSGLHACIALGHHYLLKDSTLRRMLPAGRKNL; translated from the coding sequence ATGCATACCACTCCAAATGCTGAACGCTATGACCGACTGACCCGTTCTTTCCACTGGCTAACGGTAGCCTTGGTGATTTTTTTGTTCGCCAGCGCACAGGTATGGGACATCCTTGAGAAAGGCACGCCCCTGCGCAAAGGCCTGCAATCGGTGCATATCTCACTAGGGATTGCGCTGGCGGTGCTGATCGTCGCGCGGATTGCCTGGCGCTTGTTCGGCGGCAATCGTCTACCCGTGATCACGTCCAGAACAACTCACCTGCTGGCGACGCTCGCGCACCTTGGCCTTTATGCGTTGTTGCTGGCACAAGTCGTACTGGGCTTTGGGTTCCGTTGGGCGCAAGACGAACCCTTCAGCTTTTTCGGCCTGTTCTCGGTGCCCGCTCCATTCATCATCGATCATGCGCTGAGCAGCACGCTGGGTGACCTGCATGGGACGGTGGCCTGGGCCATCATTATCCTTTCCGGCCTGCATGCCTGCATCGCCCTTGGGCATCACTATCTGCTGAAAGATTCGACGTTGCGCCGCATGCTGCCGGCCGGGCGAAAAAACCTGTAA
- a CDS encoding OprD family porin, with translation MMCVKWNLVTLAVSLGVSQLVSAAPVTDQADAKGFIEDSSLNVHLKNYYFDHDGKDGGATNKDWTQGVLANYSSGFTQGTVGFGVEVFGNWAIKLDGSADTNGTGNLPVRHDGSLEDEYGTVGGALKVRISKTELLWGTLQPTAPVFAAGGSRLFPQTGTGFNVLSSEIAGLDLDAGHFTGGNGPVTTNGSHELFAAYANVAADSIDYVGGKYAVSDSLTFSLYGSELKDIWRQYYGNANYTLPISELQSVNFDFNIYRTNDEGQANAGSIDNTTWSLGAAYSFLSAHTVSLSYQKVRGDTPFDYVSFGQNGPGDTSDSISLANSIQYSDFNGPGEKSWQARYDLNMLTYGVPGLSFMVRYAHGDNIDGTHMAADSPYRTYNGTGYGADGKHHETNLEAKYVVQTGPAKNLSLRMRQAWHRGNADQAEGNVNEFRLIADYPISIF, from the coding sequence ATGATGTGTGTGAAGTGGAATCTCGTGACCCTTGCGGTCTCGCTCGGGGTCAGTCAGTTAGTATCGGCCGCGCCGGTGACGGATCAGGCCGATGCCAAGGGATTTATTGAAGACAGCAGTCTCAATGTCCACCTCAAAAACTACTACTTCGACCACGATGGTAAGGATGGCGGTGCAACCAATAAGGACTGGACCCAAGGTGTACTGGCTAACTACAGTTCGGGGTTCACTCAGGGGACGGTTGGGTTTGGGGTAGAGGTGTTTGGTAATTGGGCCATCAAACTTGATGGTTCGGCGGACACTAACGGCACGGGCAACTTACCGGTGCGCCATGATGGATCCCTGGAAGATGAATACGGCACGGTGGGGGGCGCACTGAAAGTCCGGATTTCCAAGACCGAACTTCTTTGGGGCACCCTGCAGCCGACAGCACCTGTTTTCGCCGCGGGTGGCTCACGCTTGTTTCCGCAGACGGGCACCGGCTTCAATGTGCTGAGCAGCGAAATTGCTGGCCTTGATCTGGATGCCGGGCACTTCACCGGCGGGAACGGTCCGGTCACCACCAATGGCAGCCACGAACTGTTTGCCGCCTACGCTAACGTCGCTGCCGACAGCATTGATTATGTCGGTGGCAAATACGCGGTTTCGGACAGCCTGACCTTTAGCCTGTACGGCTCGGAACTCAAGGATATCTGGCGTCAGTACTACGGGAACGCCAACTATACGTTGCCGATCTCGGAGCTACAGTCAGTGAACTTTGATTTCAACATCTACCGTACCAATGACGAAGGACAGGCCAACGCCGGTAGCATTGACAACACCACCTGGTCGCTGGGCGCGGCTTACTCGTTCCTGAGCGCGCATACCGTCTCACTTTCCTATCAAAAAGTACGTGGCGATACTCCGTTCGACTACGTCTCGTTCGGTCAAAACGGACCTGGCGACACGTCGGACTCGATTAGCCTGGCCAACTCGATTCAGTATTCAGACTTCAACGGTCCGGGGGAAAAATCCTGGCAGGCGCGCTATGACCTGAACATGCTGACCTATGGGGTTCCGGGCCTGAGTTTCATGGTTCGTTATGCTCACGGTGACAACATCGACGGCACACACATGGCGGCTGATAGCCCTTATCGTACTTACAATGGCACCGGTTATGGCGCAGACGGTAAACACCATGAAACCAACCTTGAAGCCAAATACGTTGTTCAGACCGGTCCGGCTAAAAACCTGTCCCTACGGATGCGTCAGGCGTGGCATCGTGGTAATGCCGATCAAGCCGAGGGTAACGTTAACGAGTTTCGTTTGATCGCCGATTACCCGATCTCGATCTTCTAA
- the modC gene encoding molybdenum ABC transporter ATP-binding protein produces the protein MTSQIQVRLQVAYPGFDLDVDLALPGHGVTALYGHSGSGKTTCLRCIAGLEKARQGFIQINGEVWQDNARGIFLPPHKRALGYVFQEASLFPHLSVRGNLEFGLRRVASSQRKVQLDQASTLLGIDHLLERHTDNLSGGERQRVGIARALLTSPRLLLLDEPLAALDTQRKSEILPYLERLHDELEIPMLYVSHSQDEVARLSDHIVVLSEGKALASGPIGETLARLDLPMATGDDAGVVVEGIVSAYDPNYQLLTLHLPGSDLIVRVAHSPLSVGKTLRFKVQARDVSLNLQPDEQSSILNRLPVTVISEIAADNRAHVLVRLDAAGTPLLARITRYSRDQMRLYPGQHLWAQIKSVAVLA, from the coding sequence ATGACCTCGCAGATACAGGTGCGCCTGCAAGTGGCCTATCCCGGTTTTGATCTGGATGTCGACCTCGCATTGCCGGGCCATGGTGTGACGGCGCTGTATGGCCACTCCGGCTCAGGAAAAACCACCTGCTTGCGCTGTATCGCCGGGCTGGAGAAAGCGCGACAGGGCTTCATTCAGATTAATGGTGAAGTCTGGCAGGACAACGCCCGAGGCATTTTCCTCCCGCCACATAAACGTGCGCTGGGGTATGTGTTTCAGGAGGCCAGTCTCTTCCCGCATCTGTCGGTGAGGGGCAACCTGGAATTCGGACTGCGGCGTGTTGCGAGCAGTCAGCGCAAGGTACAACTGGATCAAGCCAGCACATTGCTGGGTATCGATCATCTGCTCGAGCGCCACACCGACAACCTGTCCGGCGGCGAGCGACAACGTGTCGGTATCGCTCGCGCCCTGCTGACCAGCCCACGCTTGTTATTACTCGACGAACCTCTGGCGGCGCTGGACACCCAACGCAAGAGCGAAATCCTGCCGTACCTGGAGCGCCTTCACGATGAGCTGGAAATCCCCATGCTCTATGTCAGCCACTCTCAGGACGAAGTTGCACGGCTGTCCGATCACATAGTCGTGTTAAGCGAGGGCAAAGCCTTGGCCAGCGGTCCCATCGGTGAAACCTTGGCGCGCCTCGACCTGCCGATGGCGACAGGCGACGATGCCGGCGTAGTGGTCGAAGGCATCGTCAGCGCTTATGACCCCAACTATCAGTTGCTGACGTTGCACCTGCCTGGCAGCGACCTGATAGTTCGTGTCGCGCATTCACCCCTGTCGGTCGGCAAGACCCTGCGTTTTAAGGTGCAAGCCAGGGACGTGAGCCTGAACCTGCAACCCGATGAGCAAAGCAGCATTCTCAACCGATTGCCTGTGACCGTGATCAGCGAAATTGCTGCCGACAACAGGGCGCACGTGCTGGTTCGGCTCGACGCGGCCGGCACACCATTGCTCGCGCGGATTACCCGTTACTCCCGCGATCAAATGCGCCTGTACCCGGGCCAACATCTATGGGCACAGATCAAGTCGGTAGCGGTGTTGGCGTAG